One window of the Anopheles cruzii chromosome 2, idAnoCruzAS_RS32_06, whole genome shotgun sequence genome contains the following:
- the LOC128266861 gene encoding uncharacterized protein LOC128266861, with translation MNSQLREYLDSIEYLPEELLYGVCETAKIDRSIQSNTEDLNRRVDSLFRKCRRGELSAAVADAEFAVIRDCYEQLLEDSDEKLRLAVSMHDQVANHLQRLDVCLDKLKEELETKRPGSTERLEKRFFGTELGKRTREQMQSRFYDTKTKDAFETSSSDPVGVGNNEVESGVQQDAARCGPVSAQTFDRAGCNGLSIESTGTLVPSDPANADQHYPPLPLAGDAQPQPSDNAAERKQEQPQIVSQMSLQFSQLRLS, from the coding sequence ATGAATAGCCAGCTGCGGGAATATTTGGACTCGATTGAATATCTGCCGGAGGAGCTGCTGTACGGGGTATGCGAGACGGCAAAGATCGACCGATCCATCCAAAGCAACACCGAGGATCTAAACCGACGCGTCGATTCGTTATTCCGCAAATGCCGCCGAGGCGAGTTGTCCGCGGCCGTCGCCGATGCCGAGTTCGCTGTCATCAGGGACTGCTACGAACAGCTTCTCGAGGATTCAGACGAAAAGCTTCGCCTAGCCGTTAGTATGCACGACCAGGTTGCGAACCATTTGCAGCGCCTTGATGTGTGTCTGGACAAGCTGAAGGAAGAACTGGAAACGAAACGCCCCGGAAGTACGGAGCGACTGGAGAAGCGTTTCTTTGGAACGGAACTTGGGAAGCGCACCAGGGAGCAGATGCAGAGTCGTTTCTACGACACGAAAACGAAAGATGCTTTCGAAACGTCCAGCAGCGACCCGGTTGGTGTCGGCAACAATGAAGTGGAGAGTGGCGTCCAACAAGATGCGGCACGGTGCGGTCCCGTCAGTGCACAGACATTCGATCGCGCCGGATGTAATGGGCTCTCGATCGAGTCGACAGGAACACTGGTTCCGAGTGATCCGGCCAACGCGGACCAACACTATCCACCGTTGCCATTGGCAGGAGATGCCCAGCCGCAACCATCAGATAACGCAGCAGAGCGAAAGCAGGAACAACCACAAATCGTTTCACAAATGTCGCTGCAGTTTTCGCAACTTCGGCTGTCGTAG